Part of the Oncorhynchus mykiss isolate Arlee chromosome 23, USDA_OmykA_1.1, whole genome shotgun sequence genome is shown below.
TTGCCCTTACGGACAAGGCCCCGGCCTCAGCTCTCGAGCCTCTACCAGACCTCGACGAGCGGGAGGGCTGAGAGGGGTCCGACAGAGAGGTGCTCCTGGAGGTGCTGTCTTCCTCGGACTGTTCTCCCTGTGTCTTTTTCTCGTCGTCTGATAGGCGGTTGGCCAGCTTTAGCGTCTCCCCGCTAATGCCCTTAAAGTACTCGATGGTGCGTTTACAAACCTCGCTGGCGTTCTCCCTACTCGTCTCACCTGACGAGCTAACCTGAGACCTGTCTTTGATGGGCAACCTGGAGGGAAACTGTATAGCTACTCTTTCCCTGCTAGACTGAGTTGTTACCTGCACTGATATTGGGGAGCTGGGTGTGCTGCTCTTTTTAATATCTTTGATTGGGATTCTAGACCTGGGCTCTACTTTGGCAATGACAGGCTCtgctcttctcctcacctcaGCCTTGACAACCTGTTTGGGTTTTTGCTTCCCTATTGCTGTGCCTTGTGTATGGAACGACCACCCTGGCGCTTTGACAGGCAGCCTCGACTTTTGCTGCTTCGCCTCAGCTTCCTTGATGGCTTCACTTTGTCTTTGTTCAGCCTGAACACTGTTTTCTTCTACTTCTAGAGAGTCTCTACAGAACAAAGCTTCAATCCTACTGGCTTTCTGAAGGGTGGGTTCAGAAGACGACTGCAAATTAAACACCACACTGCCACATTGTATATAGTTAGCCTGGACGCTAGAGGACTCaaggttattgttgttattgcagTTCTCTGCAGGGTAATCTCTTCTTTCTGACAGCTTTGGGTCTCTGTATCCGCTAAACTGACTCCCCAGTGACTGGTTTTCCAAGCTAATGTATTCTGGCATCTGACTTTCTGACATCTCTGCCTTATAATCTGTGTGATCCCCCGAGTCTTTTTTCACTGTAATGGCTATTCCCATCTTAATGGGGGTGCGTAATTTGGGGTCAACTTTAGAGGCCGTAATCGTGAATGAGGACGTGGTCTCGGCTACTGTGTCACCAGAAGGCGCATCGGTACAGCCAGTGTCAGTGCCAGTCTGTGCAGGGCTGCACTTTGCTGATGTGCTGCTTTCTGTGGCAGTCTCTAACTtcaccccctcacccctctcccctgtTTTTGACTGAGAGGTAACTACCCCTGGACTCTTGCCCCCTCTCCCCTTGTCCCCTGATTTCCCATCAGAGGAATGCTCACCAATCTGGAAAAATTGAAGTCTCTCTTCAACAAAGTCCCGCTTGCTCATGTCAATTGCACCACTGCGCGTCATCTCAAACATCTTCCCCTCATGGAAGGGGAAAGGGTTAGGCTCGCTAGTCGGTGTGCTTTCATCAGTCGGGGTTCTAGCAGGGGTAGTGTCTGGAGTGGTGGCTTGCGATTTGTCCTCCACAGACAAACCAAAAGGCTTGGGATCTTCTTCTCTCGCTTTGGCATCAAaaactccttctccttctccccctttgCTTGACCAGGGGTCAAAGTCTAAGCCTTTCGTGGCGACTGTTTTGAAGGTAGAGTTTAACTCCTCTTCGAGTTGACAACGGAAATAGTTATCTGCAAAGTCTTGTCTATCACCCTGTCTATCTGGATGTCTTCCCTCAAGAGTGTAGTCTTTTTCATCTCCGGTGTTTTGGTCTGAGTTTGCTTTCCCATTATCCCCTCCATCCTCACTTGGCGTTTTCTCCTCCTCTATGACTTCAAGCTTTGATTGACTAAAGGAACGATCACATGTCTTGCCGTCATTGGACAGGCTTGATGTTTTAGGGTCTTGTTCACTCAATCCATCATCCTCATCTTGAAGGTCATAGCCATCGAGAGAGTCTATTTCAGTGGCATCTGTGTCATGAGAGAACTCAGCAGTTGTGGCTATGGAGCAGTCTGTGATTGACTGGTCGTTGCCATTTTTCTCTAAGTCTACATCCTCTTCTTTTTCAACGCCATTCGTGCCTGACTCCTTGTTGTTTCCGTTCCTCTCAGGCTTTTGGGGTTTTAAAagcttctctccttcctccttctccttcatCTTGAAGGTGTACTTTTTGTTGGGAATGGGATGGAAGACAGACTCATCGTCGCTAGAGTCACTGTCGTCTGCTCCAGGTGGAACTGGAGAGGGAGGTTGAACCCTGATGATGGGCTCTGCAAGGAGGTGCCGATCATGCTCCTCTTGGAGGTTCACCTCCATCATCTCTGTCTCAGCCTCTGAGGAGGCACAAGATCCCCTCTTATCAGGGTCAGAATGCTCTGCCTCTAAAGGCGGAGGGGGGGGAAACTCAATGTAAGCGACTCTTTTCTCTTTGTGTCGTTTCAGTGTTTCCTGATTTCGGTTGGAGGGTTCTGATGAGGCAGGCTTGGTTTTCTTTGGCAGAGACTCCTTGTAGACGAAGGTCTTTCCTTCGTCTTCTTCAGACTCCTCTGCTATTGGAATGGGCATTCCGGGCATGTATCCAATTACGGAATCTGGCGTTCTGGAGGCAAGGCTCACCTCCTCAGAACTTGGTGTCTCAGGAGTAACAGGACTTTTGCCAGAGCTGTCCATGAGAGTAACTTGCTCTAGAGTGTCATCCTCTGGGCTGCCTTGAGGAGATGGGGTCTGTTTTTGTTTAATGGTGTAACGCGCTCCCCGTGTCTCATGCACTGTTCGGCTCTCGTGACTCACTATCTTTTTGTATGTTCCCAGCTGCTCAGCTGTTTCTTTTTCGTATTTCTTGCCCACTTGGATGCTAACATAAACTGGCAAAGGTTTGATGTCTTTGAAACCCTCAATAACAATGTTTTCCAAGTACCCTACTTGATCGCTATCTATACCATTACACACTACAGTTGACTGACTACTATCAAAAGAATCAGATGATGTTTCTACTGATGAGCAGTTTGTGGATTTTCTGGATTCAGAGCCGCTGTGTAACCTATTTCTAGCTAAAGTAGGTATTTGTAACCCTGGCCTTTCACACAGTTTAACAGAGGTATCAAATTTTAATGAAGTGGATTGATGATTTTCTGAGAAACTAGATGGCATTCTAACAGGAATTTGCGATTCCGAGTTTTTTTTTAGACCACCGGTACTATTTGGGTTTTCTCGGACCACAAGCTCTGTGTAAATTATTTTCTTGGTTGTCTCATCTTTTTTGGCTATTCCATCTCTAAAACCCTGCTGTTCTCTTTGTGAATTGTGGTCTTTGTGAATTGACACTTGGGGTTGATAGTTTCCATTTCCATGACATTCCCAAGTTTTGAAGGACTTTTTTTCTTCCTGTTCATTTCCGTTTGTGCCGTGTTTAGGAGATGAGTAAATATACCTATTAGCACTGGGGCTTGGTCCACTAGATCCTCTTACCTCACTTTCTAGAACCTTCCTTGTACATCCTGGACTGTCTGGTGATTTGGGGATATTTGAGCCTGCAAAAACTTGATACACAGGCAGCTTACTTTCCAGGAGTTTTCTTACTGGGGGATTTGACGTGTGTCCCCATTGTGGACCCGTATCTTGCTTTTGAGCCTCTTGTTCAAAATGTAGCCTAACAGCGCTGACTTTGGAGGATGACATTTGAAAAGGTTTAGAGGCATCACCCACATTTCCCTGTGAGATGCCATCCCCTGGTTTTCTATTGTCATCCTTATATTGTAGCAGCACTCTCCTCTCTGGGCTGCTTGGTAAACTAGCACATTTTCTATCATTGGAGCCAAACCTGTCTCTGAAACGGTCTCTACATTCTTCACCACTGCCCCCATTCCTGTATGCTGATCTTTCAGGACTGCTGTGCGTAGAGCTAGGCCCTGATCGTGTTTCCCTAAAGTCGGACCTACGGGACTTCTTCTCAGGGGAAGAAAGCTCATCGTTCAGTTTCTCTGTCTTATCACGAAAAAACTGAGAGACTTCGCTAAGCTTTTCCTCTGCTTCCTTAACAGTTCTGTCTACTCTGTCTTCATATATCAGCTTTTCTCTATTCTTGCTCTGTCTGTCATCAGTGACACGCATCCAAACAGAGTGCTTTGGGCTGCCAGGTTCTGAGGAATACTGCAACAGTGTTAGTTTGTCAAAGTTATCGTCTACATTGGCAATTTGACCTGATTTGTCTGTGTTTGATGACTTCAAAATATATTCTTGCCTTGATCCACTAGACCTTCCCTGACTATAACAACTCCTATCTGGGGATTGAAAACGAGACCTGTCCCTTAAATACTCCTCAGTGTCAGAGTGAGACGAGTCTGGTTTCTCAGAGAGAAGCATTTTGTCGGCAAAGTTGTAAGACTCTCCTCTTAGTTCTGATGATTCATCATCATTATATTCCACAGAGTGCTGGCTGAGTAGCTTTAGGGTTTTGTACGAGTCGTCTGCCATGAGCTGTTCAGAGCTTGGATGACTATCATCTTCCTGTGTCATGGGCGTGTTTACTCTGGAAGACTCTAGGTAACAGGGGAGCGATTCTTCaggctcctcctctccctgtcgtGACATTCCACTGTTCCCTTGGTAGAAGTACATCTCCTTCTCTGGGCGATTTTTTGTCTCCCGGATGATGACCTCAGTTGGTTCAGTTTTGTTGCCCTTTTCAATGTGAACTTCAATTATTCTTTCAACTTTGGGTTTTGAGCTGATATCTTCAAGAACTCTCTGTGATGTGTCATCGTTGCCGGCCTTGTGCTCAAACAGTCCAGCAAGTTCTCTGGAGGGATCCCTGCCGGACTGGAAAGCTTTCATGATATCATGCACTGACATTGATTCTTCAATCCTCTCTGATGTATTCTCTTtactctggggtttgtggtacacCATTCGGGTGGTAGTTGTGATGTGGGTCTCTTCCTTAACTCGCATGCCCTTGCCCATCGAGTCATCGTCCGGGCTGATTTTCATCTGAAATGATTTTGTTTGGTCCACATTGGATGCATTCAGCCCTTTGGGCTCAGCATCAATGTATCTAACCTCCCTTGTATCCTCCGTCATTGGTTGCTTGTTATCTTCAGGAGACTCATAGCTCCTAATAACATGAACAACCTCAGTCCTTGTCTCCGTGATTACTGGTGGAATATCCTGGAAAAGCGTCTTGGGTCCCATGCCTTCTGCACTCTGTGGGGCAGATGGCGTCCTTTCACTCCTTGTCTCAAAGCCACTGTCTGAGAGGGGACTCTTGTCCTGGTCATGTGCGATGTCATCTGGAGATTCTAACATGGCATCAGGCCCAAATAGCACATCTGCTAGTTTACAGAGCTCCTTTTCTGAGGCAGAGGACCGCATGTTTGCGGGTGGCATTTTCAGCTTGTGCTCAGGTTTAAGCATACgtttctgtttctcctctccttctcgtCTAACCTCATCAGATCTATGCTTTACATCTGCAATTTTTGAGATAGAGCTACTGCCAATGTCATTTGTCAAGTAGTCTACTACCTTCGATAGATTGAAATCTCTGTCTGGTATAGTCTTAGTTTTGATTTGAGGGACCACTGTCTCATATCTTGGTGGATAACTCCAGTTGCTTTGCTGGGGATCCACTGGCACTTGTTTAGAGAACTGTACCTCGTCTGTTGTATTTGTTTTAAAAGCTGTCTTGTTAATCTTTGCCGTATCCTTGGTTAGGATCTCACTAACTTTGACCAGGTCCTGTTTCACTTTCTCTACAATTCTGTAAGGCTCCTCGTCCTCCATTCTAGCCTCTTTGGGGAAGTCAGACTGGAAACCTTTGGAGGCTGAACTTGGTTCTGTTTGCAAGATGTTAGACATCCGTATCAAGTCCTCTTTCATTTCTGCCACGTCCTTCAGTATCTCTTGGCTGGAGGACAGCGGGGATGAGGTGGTGGATTTTAGGGCAGCCGGGGACATGAATAAGGGGGATTTGACAGGTGACAGAGTTCTGGCAAAGGAAGACTGGGCTTGAGAGTTTGTCTCAGCAGGCATAGTTTTTCGAGGGGACAAGAGGGCAGCAGCTGACTTTGACACCTCAGGGAGCTTTTTAAATTGGGGTTCTGGCAAAACATTTATAATTGAATACACTGGGACAGTCATTGGGCTTGGTGGGTTTAGTGGGGACCGTAAAGAGGCATATAGGGAACTAGAGGCTGAGGATCTTATGGACTGGTAAGAGGATGACGCTGAGGAGGACATGGACTTGAGAGTGCCATATCCAGAGGCAGAGCAGGAATTGAACGTTTTTTCAACCTCGTCAAAGGCTGCATTTACGCTTGTTGTTGCTGCATTGGTGGTTGCCTGTATCCTCCCCTGTAAGCTGCTGGAGAGTAGGGATGTGGGGGAGGAGGAGCGGTACTTTGTAGGGGATACTGTTCCATTGATCAGAGCTGCAGCACTAGGAGGAGTGTTGGATTTAATTGGTgatgagagggaggaaaagagactCCTTGAGGGGCTTGAGGGGTCTGCACTGGACCGGACAGAGGAGAGGCCAGGAACAGTTTTTATAGGAGAGGACGATGTTGTTGTGCCAGTGCCCACAATGACACCCTTGAATGGAAGAGTTGAACTGTACATGTTCAGTGAGGATTTAGGGGAAGCAGGTGGCGTCATAGTGATTGATGACCTTTCTAGCAGACACCCTCCACCAGTGGTGATAGGAGAGGTTCTAGTAGACAATGCTGCCAGTCCCTTGATGGAAACATGGTCTGGAATGCTTCTGACTGGCGATGACTGGAGACTGGGGGTAACCTGAACTGGGTACTGGGCCTGCTGAACTACAGTCTTTATTGGGGATGAAATGGTCCTGTACGACCTGATGGGGGAAGCTATGTCGCTGACTGACTTGATGGAATGGGCCGGTGAGCCGCCTATGTTGGACTTGATGGGGGACGCTGAGGTGATGGACCACACAGACTTCAGTGGAGAGGCAGTGGGCGTGTTGGACGATGAACTGGAGTGGGAACCGAATCCAGACTTGGCTTGGCCAGGGACGGAGACAGGAACAGCCGACCACGCCTGATAAGATCTCGTTGAAAAGACAGGTTTGTGAGTGTAGCCAGTAGGCTGTGTTCTCGGCGAGCTCCGATCAGTTGTTTCTTGAATAACCAAACCAAAGATTTAACATAAATTCAACGGaaaataattgaaataataaaaacagagaaaccagagagagaaagTTGGAGTCAGTAAGGCCAATATTAATCAAAGCAGTAAGAATAATATAATTTATAAAACGTCAATTACTATCTAAACAAAGATATGGTGAAAAGTGATTGTTTAAGGTCAATGATCTGTCACAAAATAGAACAGATGCAAGATAACACACAATGAAGCATACGTGGCAACAAAATGcttgacataacagtgaagaagaAACCATttcaaacataccaagacaacaacacaaccattCTATTAACCATTGATGTGCTTTGTCTGTTTGCCGTTTTGCTGCAGTGCCTTTTATATGTTTGGTGCACACCATGGTCATATGTTTCCAATGCCAAAAATGACCCCACAATCCTTTTAGTATATTATTAGTGCAATAATTGTCTCAAGGGTTCACTTATTGATTGGTTCACAAGAAATGAATGCCCTGAACAATCACTAAGCCAATAAAAGTGAGGTGTTCTTCAAAAGAATGAAAACGCTACAAGATAATAATTATATTTGACATTTGGATGTTGCAATGCCAGTAGTTTTCACAAAAATGTTATGATACAAAAacaaggaaaatatatttcacaaaaTGGAGAGGGTCTGCAaagtatactaaacaaaaatataaatgcaacatgaaacaatttcaaagattttactgagttacagtttacataagaaaatcagtcaattgaaataaataaattaggccctaatctatggattttacatgacggGGCAGGGTTTCGTTCATGGGTGGGCCTTGGCGGGCATAGGCCCACATACTTGGCAGCCAGACCCACCCACTAGGGAGCCAAGCCCAGCAAATCAGAATTCATTTTtcaccacaaaagggctttattacagacaaaaatactccTCAGTACAACCCCCCACCGCCCCTCAGACGATCACACTATTtgagaagccagatgtggaggtcctgggctggcgtggttacacgtggtctgcggttgtgaggccggacggacacactgccaaattctctaaaacgacgttggaggcagcttatagtaaagaaatgaacattaaattctctggcaacagctctggtggacattcctgcagtcagcatgccaattacacgctccctcaaaacttgagacatctgtagcattgtgttgtgtgacaaaactgcacattttaaagtggccttttattgttcccagcacaaggtgcacctatgtaatgatcgtgccgtttaatcagcttcttgatatgccacacctgtcaggtggatggattatcttggcaaaggagaaatgctcactaacagggacgtaaacaaacttgtgcacaacatttgagagaaataagcttttgtgcgtatggaacatttcagggattttttttaaatatttcagctcatgaaacatgagaccaacactttacatgttgcatttatatattttttcagtgcATAAGACACCAAGCAAGGGTTGTCCGGGATGGATATGAATCATGACGTGTATGATGACAGTATGGAAAGTGCTCATAATTCTACACTATTGATATATGAATATATCATAAAGGTAATATCGTACACTGCATATGAAGTTGAATAACGTTATTGATATTTTGTATGAACTGAGGATTTATGAAAGTGAAGATGTTAAACTCACTCGCTGCAGGGTCGGTCAGATAGCTGTAGCGCTTACGCAAAGCTAAGGAGGCAAAGGTATGACGTCGGTCTGGTTTTTCagtctgcaacaacaaaaacaacaaaatatctTTTAACATAAAATAAAGATTGGATTTAAATGCCAAAAATGTATATTCCCTTTTTTGACATTACGGACAGAATTTCTCCCATTTTGTGATTTTGAAATCAAATCGAAATGATGCATTTTGCAGTGTGGGAGTCCATGTTGTTGAGGTAGTAGGCACTGCAAGCGATTGACTAAGAGATCCATGCTTTCCTCCGATTGGACAGATTGAGAGTGACCTTGGTGGCGCGATTTCAAGTGCATTAATCAATCTCATTTTGAAGAAACAC
Proteins encoded:
- the LOC110502535 gene encoding ankyrin-3 isoform X17; the encoded protein is MAHAASALKKNRDVDVNAIEDEKEKKRRIKKLASREQKRKSDSNASYLRAARAGNLEKALDYLKSGVEINICNQNGLNALHLASKEGHVEVVAELLKLEANVDAATKKGNTALHIASLAGQTEVVKELVTNGANVNAQSQNGFTPLYMAAQENHLEVVRFLLGHNSSQSMATEDGFTPLAVALQQGHDQVVSLLLENDTKGKVRLPALHIAARKDDTKAAALLLQNDHNADVESKSGFTPLHIAAHYGNINVATLLLNRGAAVDFMARNDITPLHVASKRGNSNMVKLLLDRGSKIDGKTKDGLTPLHCGARSGHEQVVEILLDRGAPILSKTKNGLSPLHMATQGDHINCVQLLLQNDVPVDDVTNDYLTALHVAAHCGHYKVAKLIVDKKANPNAKALNGFTPLHIACKKNRVKVMELLLKHGASIQAVTESGLTPIHVAAFMGHDNIVNSLTHHGASPNTTNVRGETALHMAARAGQADVVRYLLQNGANVETKAKDDQTALHISSRLGKADIVQQLLQRGASANAATTSGYTPLHLAAREGHEDVAAMLLDQGASLSASTKKGFSPLHVAAKYGKMEVASLLLQKRAAPDAAGKSGLTPLHVAAHYDNQRVALLLLDQGASPHASAKNGYTPLHIAAKKNQMDIGTTLLEYGADTNAVTRQGISPVHLAAQEGSVDLVSLLLSKNANVNMGNKSGLTPLHLAAQEDKVNVAEVLLNQGADIDPETKMGYTPLHVACHYGNIKMANFLIQNQARVDGKTKNGYTPLHQAAQQGHTHIINLLLQHGASANQLTVNGNTALSIARRLGYISVVDTLMPLTDENLTSVTTTEKHKMNVPETMNEFLDMSEDEVKANVPEILNEDCISDVDEGEDAMTGDTDKYLRPQDLKELGDDSLPQEGYMGFSIGVRSASLRSFSSDRSNTLNRSSYARDSMTIEEILAPTKDTHLAVTRDYDAECLRRYSWTPDTMDHSNTVSSPIHSGFLVSFMVDARGGSMRGSRSNGMRIIIPPRKCTAPTRITCRLAKRHKLAYPPPMVEGEGLVSRLVEVGPAGAQFLGPVIVEIPHFGSMRGKERELIVLRSDNGDTWKEHQYDCHPSDITDILNGMDEELDSNAELEKKRICRIITRDFPQYFAVVSRIKQESNHMGPEGGTLTSQTVPMVQASFPQGALTKKIRVGLQAQPVPDDMVRNLLGNRATFSPIVTVEPRRRKFHKPITMTIPVPPRSAEGHPSGHRGDSTPCLRLLCSITGGTSPAQWEDITGTTPLSFVTDCVSFTTNVSARFWLTDCHQTPETVSLASQLYRELICVPYLAKFVVFAKMNDPVESRLRCFCMTDDKVDKTLEQQENFEEVARSKDIEVLEGKPIHVDCYGNLSPLTKSGQQLIFNFFSFKENRLPFNVKVRDMGQEPCGRLSFLREPKTTKGLPQTAVCNLNITLPTHKKDMMESDPDDETEKPDRRHTFASLALRKRYSYLTDPAAKTTDRSSPRTQPTGYTHKPVFSTRSYQAWSAVPVSVPGQAKSGFGSHSSSSSNTPTASPLKSVWSITSASPIKSNIGGSPAHSIKSVSDIASPIRSYRTISSPIKTVVQQAQYPVQVTPSLQSSPVRSIPDHVSIKGLAALSTRTSPITTGGGCLLERSSITMTPPASPKSSLNMYSSTLPFKGVIVGTGTTTSSSPIKTVPGLSSVRSSADPSSPSRSLFSSLSSPIKSNTPPSAAALINGTVSPTKYRSSSPTSLLSSSLQGRIQATTNAATTSVNAAFDEVEKTFNSCSASGYGTLKSMSSSASSSYQSIRSSASSSLYASLRSPLNPPSPMTVPVYSIINVLPEPQFKKLPEVSKSAAALLSPRKTMPAETNSQAQSSFARTLSPVKSPLFMSPAALKSTTSSPLSSSQEILKDVAEMKEDLIRMSNILQTEPSSASKGFQSDFPKEARMEDEEPYRIVEKVKQDLVKVSEILTKDTAKINKTAFKTNTTDEVQFSKQVPVDPQQSNWSYPPRYETVVPQIKTKTIPDRDFNLSKVVDYLTNDIGSSSISKIADVKHRSDEVRREGEEKQKRMLKPEHKLKMPPANMRSSASEKELCKLADVLFGPDAMLESPDDIAHDQDKSPLSDSGFETRSERTPSAPQSAEGMGPKTLFQDIPPVITETRTEVVHVIRSYESPEDNKQPMTEDTREVRYIDAEPKGLNASNVDQTKSFQMKISPDDDSMGKGMRVKEETHITTTTRMVYHKPQSKENTSERIEESMSVHDIMKAFQSGRDPSRELAGLFEHKAGNDDTSQRVLEDISSKPKVERIIEVHIEKGNKTEPTEVIIRETKNRPEKEMYFYQGNSGMSRQGEEEPEESLPCYLESSRVNTPMTQEDDSHPSSEQLMADDSYKTLKLLSQHSVEYNDDESSELRGESYNFADKMLLSEKPDSSHSDTEEYLRDRSRFQSPDRSCYSQGRSSGSRQEYILKSSNTDKSGQIANVDDNFDKLTLLQYSSEPGSPKHSVWMRVTDDRQSKNREKLIYEDRVDRTVKEAEEKLSEVSQFFRDKTEKLNDELSSPEKKSRRSDFRETRSGPSSTHSSPERSAYRNGGSGEECRDRFRDRFGSNDRKCASLPSSPERRVLLQYKDDNRKPGDGISQGNVGDASKPFQMSSSKVSAVRLHFEQEAQKQDTGPQWGHTSNPPVRKLLESKLPVYQVFAGSNIPKSPDSPGCTRKVLESEVRGSSGPSPSANRYIYSSPKHGTNGNEQEEKKSFKTWECHGNGNYQPQVSIHKDHNSQREQQGFRDGIAKKDETTKKIIYTELVVRENPNSTGGLKKNSESQIPVRMPSSFSENHQSTSLKFDTSVKLCERPGLQIPTLARNRLHSGSESRKSTNCSSVETSSDSFDSSQSTVVCNGIDSDQVGYLENIVIEGFKDIKPLPVYVSIQVGKKYEKETAEQLGTYKKIVSHESRTVHETRGARYTIKQKQTPSPQGSPEDDTLEQVTLMDSSGKSPVTPETPSSEEVSLASRTPDSVIGYMPGMPIPIAEESEEDEGKTFVYKESLPKKTKPASSEPSNRNQETLKRHKEKRVAYIEFPPPPPLEAEHSDPDKRGSCASSEAETEMMEVNLQEEHDRHLLAEPIIRVQPPSPVPPGADDSDSSDDESVFHPIPNKKYTFKMKEKEEGEKLLKPQKPERNGNNKESGTNGVEKEEDVDLEKNGNDQSITDCSIATTAEFSHDTDATEIDSLDGYDLQDEDDGLSEQDPKTSSLSNDGKTCDRSFSQSKLEVIEEEKTPSEDGGDNGKANSDQNTGDEKDYTLEGRHPDRQGDRQDFADNYFRCQLEEELNSTFKTVATKGLDFDPWSSKGGEGEGVFDAKAREEDPKPFGLSVEDKSQATTPDTTPARTPTDESTPTSEPNPFPFHEGKMFEMTRSGAIDMSKRDFVEERLQFFQIGEHSSDGKSGDKGRGGKSPGVVTSQSKTGERGEGVKLETATESSTSAKCSPAQTGTDTGCTDAPSGDTVAETTSSFTITASKVDPKLRTPIKMGIAITVKKDSGDHTDYKAEMSESQMPEYISLENQSLGSQFSGYRDPKLSERRDYPAENCNNNNNLESSSVQANYIQCGSVVFNLQSSSEPTLQKASRIEALFCRDSLEVEENSVQAEQRQSEAIKEAEAKQQKSRLPVKAPGWSFHTQGTAIGKQKPKQVVKAEVRRRAEPVIAKVEPRSRIPIKDIKKSSTPSSPISVQVTTQSSRERVAIQFPSRLPIKDRSQVSSSGETSRENASEVCKRTIEYFKGISGETLKLANRLSDDEKKTQGEQSEEDSTSRSTSLSDPSQPSRSSRSGRGSRAEAGALSVRAKVDRASGSERSRRSRRTGGKEGSQVAGPRAPPVAEIKPSPQSPCERTDLRMAIVADHLGLSWTELAREMNFSVDEINHIRVENPNSLTAQSFMLLKKWVSRDGKNATTDALTGVLTKVNRMDIVTLLEGPIFDYGNISGTRSFADDNAVYLDQADDYHCILAQLQSPAQLHSDPSFTELYSEPPTLTIDPEPSPVQLKPDPPIFILTQSESWADHMEPDSSTRSPSRPYELSLYIPTLDFDPTATTNTGMAEGDQVLIVEEEKKEVDISLQQMSFASPEQCEVEKEVKKQVSFFSSSLSSPSSPWQAQQDSRQAGAEEVVKGDGEEVVEAGEMVENGDKVVEEGDNKMVLEGGKERENGAEVAEEGAKVVKEGDNKMVLEGGKEPENGAEALGEQGVSGSTEEKDGDENEMTEDKLKSLLEDIHLEEGSEEEEGEEMTEAKVQEILSQVKQAEKDMCSLPGWHSETFSVNVEPPTPGRSVSSDLLDRQENSQENSSDSATSSSRGEPGRSRHNGDHTELPPHDGSLPLSQDSANRRAGHGKEEGVLVSEKKVQQRFSESGTDEEQTVTTRVFRRRVILKGEQAKNIPGESVTEEQFTDEDGNIITRKVIRKVIRRVSMPDDQGGDRGRWDRGDLWPCPFSLEEELEQGDGAKSRRKEERLGEKKLHS